In one window of Dromaius novaehollandiae isolate bDroNov1 chromosome W, bDroNov1.hap1, whole genome shotgun sequence DNA:
- the SGTB gene encoding small glutamine-rich tetratricopeptide repeat-containing protein beta isoform X2, with product MSSVKRLVYAVIHFLREQSQMDTFTPDEQESLEVAIQCLETVFKINLEDTHLAPPQHLIEMFTNSFHKNDMLPLSDSLPEDVEKADQLKDEGNNHMKEENYGAAVDCYTRAIELDPNNAVYYCNRAAAQSKLSNYSEAIKDCERAIAIDPKYSKAYGRMGLALTSVNKYEEAITSYQKALDLDPENDSYKSNLKIAEQKLRDMSSPTGTGLSFDMASLINNPAFISMAASLMQNPQVQQLMSGMMSNAIGGPAAGVGGLSDLSSLIHAGQQFAQQIQQQNPELIEQLRNHVRSRSFSGSTEEHS from the exons ATGTCATCAGTCAAACGCTTGGTTTATGCGGTCATCCATTTCTTGAGAGAACAGAGTCAGATGGATACTTTCACTCCAGATGAACAAGAAAGCTTGGAAG TTGCAATTCAGTGTCTGGAGACTGTTTTTAAGATTAACCTGGAAGATACTCATCTTGCACCTCCACAGCATTTGATAGAGATGTTCACAAATTCTTTTCACAAG aaTGACATGCTGCCTCTCTCAGATTCTTTACCAGAAGATGTTGAGAAGGCTGACCAGCTGAAGGATGAAG GTAACAAtcacatgaaagaagaaaattatggTGCTGCAGTGGATTGTTATACTAGAGCTATAGAACTGGATCCAAACAATGCAGTCTATTATTGCAacag GGCCGCTGCTCAAAGTAAGCTCAGCAACTACAGTGAAGCAATAAAGGATTGTGAGAGAGCCATAGCAATAGATCCAAAATACAGCAAAGCATATGGGAGAATGGG GTTGGCTCTGACCTCAGTGAATAAATATGAAGAAGCAATTACCAGTTACCAAAAAGCACTTGATCTTGATCCAGAAAACGACTCTTATAAGTCAAATTTGAAAATAGCAGAACAGAAACTAAGAGACATGTCCAGTCCT aCTGGAACTGGACTGAGTTTTGACATGGCAAGCTTGATAAACAATCCTGCCTTCATTAGTATG GCAGCAAGCTTAATGCAGAATCCTCAAGTTCAACAGCT GATGTCGGGGATGATGTCAAATGCCATTGGTGGGCCTGCTGCAGGTGTTGGTGGCCTGTCGGATTTGTCCAGCCTGATCCATGC GGGGCAGCAGTTTGCACAACAGATACAGCAGCAGAATCCCGAGCTCATAGAGCAACTGAGAAATCATGTCCGGAGCAGATCATTCAGTGGCAGCACTGAAGAGCATTCCTGA
- the SGTB gene encoding small glutamine-rich tetratricopeptide repeat-containing protein beta isoform X4, which produces MSSVKRLVYAVIHFLREQSQMDTFTPDEQESLEVAIQCLETVFKINLEDTHLAPPQHLIEMFTNSFHKNDMLPLSDSLPEDVEKADQLKDEGNNHMKEENYGAAVDCYTRAIELDPNNAVYYCNRAAAQSKLSNYSEAIKDCERAIAIDPKYSKAYGRMGLALTSVNKYEEAITSYQKALDLDPENDSYKSNLKIAEQKLRDMSSPTGTGLSFDMASLINNPAFISMAASLMQNPQVQQLMSGMMSNAIGGPAAGVGGLSDLSSLIHAEILNMHNFLFVYQN; this is translated from the exons ATGTCATCAGTCAAACGCTTGGTTTATGCGGTCATCCATTTCTTGAGAGAACAGAGTCAGATGGATACTTTCACTCCAGATGAACAAGAAAGCTTGGAAG TTGCAATTCAGTGTCTGGAGACTGTTTTTAAGATTAACCTGGAAGATACTCATCTTGCACCTCCACAGCATTTGATAGAGATGTTCACAAATTCTTTTCACAAG aaTGACATGCTGCCTCTCTCAGATTCTTTACCAGAAGATGTTGAGAAGGCTGACCAGCTGAAGGATGAAG GTAACAAtcacatgaaagaagaaaattatggTGCTGCAGTGGATTGTTATACTAGAGCTATAGAACTGGATCCAAACAATGCAGTCTATTATTGCAacag GGCCGCTGCTCAAAGTAAGCTCAGCAACTACAGTGAAGCAATAAAGGATTGTGAGAGAGCCATAGCAATAGATCCAAAATACAGCAAAGCATATGGGAGAATGGG GTTGGCTCTGACCTCAGTGAATAAATATGAAGAAGCAATTACCAGTTACCAAAAAGCACTTGATCTTGATCCAGAAAACGACTCTTATAAGTCAAATTTGAAAATAGCAGAACAGAAACTAAGAGACATGTCCAGTCCT aCTGGAACTGGACTGAGTTTTGACATGGCAAGCTTGATAAACAATCCTGCCTTCATTAGTATG GCAGCAAGCTTAATGCAGAATCCTCAAGTTCAACAGCT GATGTCGGGGATGATGTCAAATGCCATTGGTGGGCCTGCTGCAGGTGTTGGTGGCCTGTCGGATTTGTCCAGCCTGATCCATGC GGAGATTCTCAACATGcacaattttctttttgtatatcaAAACTAA